GCTAGATTTGATGCACACATGCATCCTTCCGTGTTTAttcgcatatatatatacatatacgtatgcgtatatatgttttttcatgcgcatgcgtgtcaCCCAGCGCAGCACGTCCACGGGCTGAGGCTCAGTTgggagagaggacgcctGCGTGTAAACGTATTGAGTTTTTTTATTGTGGAGTGGTTCATCACGGCGGGAGTTTCGCAGTTGAGCCCGTTCTGAGCGTCAGGGTAAACCCTGCGCAGGGTTTCCccagacgcatgcgcggcaTGGGACGGCGAGTGTTGCGTCTCTGTGCGTGAGTGCGTTGACGCGGGTCTGCTTTGTGCACGCGCCTGTTTCGCAAACCTgtcggcttcttcgcgtgcTGCCGTCTGTCGCAGGTCTGAGCAAAGAGGAAATTCAGGCGCGATGCGAcgagcggcgccagcagctgcttgTGGTGAgctgagagccgcgcgcgcgaacccAGGGCGAGGATGCGGcgagcttcttctctccagtGCGTCACGTTTCGATTCGCgagttttttctgttttctggAGAAAGAGTCTCCATTTGTGTCTCGCGTTCTTCCCTCAATTGTCGATTCCTCTCTTGCAACGCAGCCGGGCACGGGCGTGATTTTACGGCACCACTGCTCGAGGCCCTCTGTTTTTTAAATTTTTTTCAGGAAATTCAGAAACAAGCAGAGGGGGAGGCAGCCCAGGTCGAGAGCGACACGCCGAAGGAGGAGGCACCGAAAAGCAAGCCCTCGTCGCGGCAAGAAGATTCCTCCAAGGTCCGTGGCGTGTCGAGGATACAGCATGATCAGAGCTGCCAGCGCTCGCTTGGGCACTCGCTCGACTGTATCGCACACATTGTGTGCGTAGGACGCGCCTAGACTCCTATTCTTCTCGTGAACGCTGAAGCTGTTTCAGATTGGGACTGTAAACTCAGAGCGAAGAGCTTTTGCTCGACTTCCTCTGGTCGTGTGTGCCTCTCAGGCGTCTTGTCCGGTGCATGGATAGGTTTGAAGTCTTCTATTCGTGGCTTCCCTTATCGTTCTGCGGCTATTCCAGCTGAGCTATCGACGTATCTGTACGGGTCTGTACGCGCGTGTCGGTCTATCTAGCTGATGAATTCGAAGACCGAAGATCACGATTTGTTgttttctgctttcttccTGTGTGTTTGCAGCGGAAAAGGTACGCCGTCCTCGGGATGCGCTTCCTTGCGGCGCAGGACCCGATGCCGCGCATAAATATGCGCATCGCGATTCATGCATCGCAATGATTCCATTTATCTTCAGTCTATGTGTCTATATCTTTGTATCTATTTATATCTATAGATCTATCTATGTCTATACTTACATCTCTATGTATGTCTTTTATATCTATCCGTCTATTAATCTATCCCTTTcatatctgtctatctatctttCTATCTATGTGCACACACAGATGTGCATacgcacacgcagatgcCCAGGCTCTGCACACACACGGTCTCGTCATTTGAATGCCAGATAGAGCCAGTTCCAAGGGAAGACTTGAGACACATCTGCAAATTTAGATGCGTTTTCTCAGTTTCTTTACGGATATGGACGATTGTTTCTTTACGGATATGGACGATTCTCTCTCTAGCCAGCCGCGACGTCCTTCGGTGTCTCGTTCCCCCTCTATTGTATGCGGAGGGATCTATTTGCGTACTTAGTCAGCTTGCTGTATGGCTCTCCTGCAGTTTTCCGTTTCGTGTATTTGTTTATACACTGCAGGGTAGGCTGCTGATTAGAACCTAAGTCTTCCCTGTCGCCGGATAGCAATGCCTTTTTTTTGTTGTCTGCAGGCCCTCCGGAaactcctcgctgtcgcacGCGAGGCCATCAAAGATGTCGTGCCCTTagcttttttcttttctctctccgtgTTTCTCTTCGAAAGAAACGTTTTTCCACTCTCCAGCCCCTTGTTTCGGTTTCCCTTCTCTCCTGTTGTTCGCTTTGCCTTCGGTCGCCGATTTCGCtttttccgcgtcttctgttCGCTTTGACTCTCTTAGTTGTTTGTCTCTTTGCGCATtccttcgctgtcttcctTAGTCCTGAAACCTCAGGACTCTGCTCCGcccgctcttcgcgcgctgcggcgcgacagagCTCTTCTCAGCGACCACAAGAAAAGCGCTTGAGCGCCTCTTCCGTTCGCGGCGAGTCTCACcgtcgcgtctgcagcgcgggcagcgcggcagGCTAACGAGCGCGAAAAAGGCGATACGCCGGAGAAGAGACAAACACCAGCTGCCCAGGGATGCCAGGGGCATATTTTACCTCGTCAGCTTTCTTTGATGAAGAGCATTCATCAGGATGGaacagaggcagagaaacACGGACACTCTCGGAAGTGGAAAACAGAGCAAGAGAACACGAACtcataaacatatatatattcatatagaTCTATATGAATCTATATATGAATTGACACTTATATCTCCCGCTCCCGTCGCCGGATGTGGAAGACAGATATACGCAGAAACAGATGCAGACCTGGAAGGAGTGATCTCTGGTAAAATGAGCGCGATGCTTCAGCAGTAGGTCGGAGCTCTAAAGAGATGCCTGTAATTATTTAGAGTTCACAGGTAACTACAACTAAGAAGACGAAGTTACACGATTAATTAAGGATCAAACAAAGACATTCACCATTTAAACCCGTAGTCCGAGGTGCAGTGAATCGGAGACGTCGGTACATTTTTCTGTCTCAGCGTAAATGCGGCATAGATAGAATCACAAAGTGCCGCGGAAACCGAAGGTGGAGATATTAGAAGCCGGCAAGAGAAGGCTGAGAAAGCGACGTGCTGCTGTAGCGCTCGCGCGCTCTAGCGCACTGCCTGCGTGGAGGCACGCTTACAGTTTCCAGACGCTTTTCGACAGCATAAGTTTTGAAGGAAGGTTGCGCTGAACCCTGAGAGAAGGGCTGTCTGACGAACTTTTTAGTGCGTCTTCAATCTAGAAACCGTTACCAACCCGCCAAACACACACAGAGAGGGCGCTCCCGCTTTTTGCGGGACTCGACTTCATGGGGTTTCGTGCAGTCTCTTTGGGGGCAACAGGCAACGCTGCCCACACTTCCTCGGCTCGCGTCCTCCAACTTTGCCTCTATAAGAAGTTTCTTGAGTAAAAATGCATAGATGCATACAAGCAAATACATGAATTCTTATTTGAAGTCGGGGGTAATGTAGACTCACATAGAATGACTATCAGGTAaaacggcgcggcgagccggaAACTGAGGCTCTCCCGCAGACAGTCAAGTTTCCAGTCCCACGTCTCTTGCAGCGTATATCCACTCATGCATACACAAAGGTTGCTTTTGCATCTACTGATGTCCATAAatacattcatatatatattcatatatatatacatatatatggatccacatatatattctCAATACATCCGTCGGGTGCATATGTACTACATTTACTTGTTAGGGATTGTGAATCTCTTTTCACTGACGCGATTTGGCGTCCGCGAGTGCACTCTCTCGGCGTTTCTTTTGTTTTTCGCAGGCGTCTGGCGTCTTCAGATGCGCTGGCCAAACGTCGCGTCGAGCGCGAAGCCCGCCAGTCCGGGGTCTTGCCGCGCGGTGAGCTCGTCTCCAATGTCTCTCACGGGGttcgcgcgcagggcgccagAGGTGAAGTACTGAGGCACGAATTTGGCCTTCAggtgcgccgcgcggatCACCAACACGTAgccgaaaaagagaaaaacgagcgaaatcagcgccgcggagaagactgGAAACGTGCTGAACACCGCAAAGATCGACGCCGTCAGGTAGCACAGCAAACCCATGCGAAAGAGCAGCATGCAGTGCCGATACATCTTCTCCAACACCTCAATCGCCTGAATACAAACAACGAAAGCAAAGCGCCGCAGTGAAaagaaaggcgagagagaggaggcacgTATTCACGCAGACGCTTGCGTATCGAGCCCCGACCAAGCAGAGACATGCACCTTTATCAAATTGCATCGATGTGCATGCACAACAcaatatatatgcacgcatatatacatgtatatatatctacgtAGAAGCACAGTAAACTGGCGCATGTCGAGCGACCGGACACGCGTCTGAGAAGCTCCGGCATTCtggagaaggacgcgcagagggTGCCTGTCGGCCTCGAAAAAACAGAGTCGGGTCGGGAAGAGCGTGGCGTTTTcgaagccgcgcgtctgctggaGAGGAGATCCACGAGCGGTTTTCTCCTCGATGTGTCCTTTTCCTCGGCGTGCGTCCTCTCTGAGACACGCCCTCTCGCGGAAGAGTAGCGACCTGGCTGGAGGTACGCAGCTGCTTTTGAGTCCATTGCACCCATGTATGCGTAAATATCTATATATTTGCGTATGAGTACATAtaaatgtatacatatatgcttGTCTACACGTAGGTTGCGCAGATGCTCAGTGAAGCGCGCGGGTTCGAACccgagacgcccgcggcgaggtTCGCTTCGAGCGATACACTTCCAGATCTCGGACGTTGCGCAGAGACGGTCGCTTCTTGTCACGCGATCACAGCGATCCGAGCCGCGCACTCGcgcagcgagaaagaaggccgcggcgccagactGACCACAGTGTAGGACTTGCTTCCTCTGCCTGTGAGGGCGCGGCCGGGTCCCCAGAGGCAGCAGATGACGCTGACGGTGAGGAGAACGAGGTTGCATCCCATGGCGCCGCCCGAGGCGAGAACGAAGAGCACGTTTgtccgccgcgcttcgcgagCCTCCGCCGTGTTGAGGAGCATCacagacgaggcgaagccgccgaGGAAGGCAGCAAGCACGCCGAACTTTTTGAAAACCTCCATCCAGTAACGCAGCTCAAGGTGACGAATCTCCAGCGTCTCGTAAGCCAGGTCCGCCACCACTCGCGCTTTGTTCGCCTGCAGCATGTTGAAGACGCATAGAaagggaggcgcagccgcgcacagAGGAAcggggcgctgcagacgcaccAACGGAGAAAGGATCGAAtggagaggcggcagcggaaagCAAAAAGGTCGCCAGCAGACAGACGGGgcacgcgagcgagagcTAACGAAGACAAAGGGAGCAGAACTGCGCACGTAGAAGGATGTGAATAAGGcaacgaaggcggagaagaaacgccacgcgaaggagaaaacAACGCAGGAAAGGAACTTGCCAAGCTGCAAGAAAGAGACCTAAGAGGCCGTTTTAGGGCTCGAGGTTTCAGTAGGCCTCGGTTAGTTGCTTGTTCCTCAGACGGCGTGTCTTTCGCTCTGGGCGAAGGCCCCACGAGCCCGAGAGAAGTCGACGctgagagagcgaggaaaaTGCAGGCTCCTGAGAGGGAGCGTCATCGTTCGAAAAAGCGGCTGAAAAAGGGGACGTGAACGCTTCTTGgtgaagaggcgcggagcgagcgGGCACTgaaggcgagaaaggagAGTGAAAACGAGACAGGATTTAGACAGCAAGATGCAAAGATGATGAGAGGAAAatgaagagagaaagacgatGCAGAGATGGGACGAGGAGGCAAGACAAGATGGAACGAAgcggaagacagagagaccgTTAAAATGAAccgaaggggggggggggcgcgagGGGCAGCGCGATAGCGCGAGGAAGATTGCGGAAAACGATAGGCTTGAGATGCTCACGTCTGAGGAGCTGGAGAGAAAAAGTTGGAAAGAATAGCGAGTTACCAAAGGAAAACGCGCCTCGATAAAAAAGAGGAAACTCGCATTCCTCCTGGCTCGTCGGGACGCTCGCTGCACGCTGGCGTGTCTTGCCGCTTgctgcgtgtcttctctgGCCGTCGGGAACGCAGAGAGACCACAAACGGACTaaaggaagaaaagaaagtGCGGAAAGTTTTGGCGAAacgaggagaagaacgaCGTTAAAACGAAGCCGAGCGAGACTCGTTGGCGGCTGACTCATGTTTTCTCACGGccctgcagctcgcgcgccgcgggtgAACGCAGAGGGCCCCTCCTTGCTCGTTGGTAAACCTCCAGAAAAGGAGAGTTTCTCGAGGCAGATCTCTGCCAGGCGaaaagaggagagcggagcTCCAGTCAGACTTTGAGGAGAGCTGCATTTTGAAATGCTTTCCGATTTTTCTCGATttttcgcggccgcgtctggcCGCCGTTTCCCTTGATGCCGTGAGTAAAGATCCTGCCGCTCCGAGCATTAGCCGAAAATCGAGATAAGCTACCGCATATTGCATGACAGGGAAAGCCCTATTTGTCGCTTGGagactgtctccgcgccgagcACCTCTCGCCGAAGTCCCTTTCTTCTCTAAGAGCCGAATGATTCTTTCTTGTCTGATTTTTTAAGGCTTGCGTCTCcaggcgagcccgcgcgTGCGTCCGTGGCTTCGGCGTGCCTCAGCTTGCGTCAGCTCGACGCCTAAAAGGTTTTCTCTGCATGTGCAGGCCGTGTGTTCGTTTTCCACGACTGgatgtctttttttctccagGAAAGTTCGTTAAAAGAACAAAATTCGCCTCAGGAGCCTCCGGTTGAGGCCGCAGAGTCCCCTCTCCGTCCTCATCCCTCCGCTGCTGAGGCTGTCACGCTGGCAGTCTGGAAGGCATCGAAGACAAGCGAACGCCGGCCGAGGAGAAAGTTTGTTTTTGCGAGTGAACAGAAGAGAGGCATCTTTTGTTTTGTGCGACCAAGCTCGCGGGAGACACCGAGCCGATCCGCCCTTTGTAAAGAGGCAAATATCGAGGCTTGAACCGCCTGACAAGGCGACGAAGGTCAAGCTCTCTTTGTTCCTCCGGCACTGCTGTGTAgttcgttttttttcgctctttttctccccgctcgctcttctcttcttcagctccaGCGTCGTGTCTCTCCTGCCCAGACTTCGTCTTCACTCGACTTCCTTTCCTCGCCcttccgcttcgtctcctcttaAATCCGCCTTTTTCGACTGCGCCtgcggtcgcctccgcgatCGTCCTGAGCCGCTTGGcacctcttcgtcctcagaGGCGCCAGTCTCTTCAAtctcttctgcttcggcCGGCGCTTTACTGTGCTTTGTGTTTGCTCTTTcgttcgttttcttttccatcttctttctccgtcgATGATATGCCGGCTCTaggcgcgggcgagtctccctgccgctcgcctcgctgtcgcgcttcttctttttcgcctttttcttccttttctaTCCAGCCATGTCGGACTTCAAAGCGCTGTGCAAGCGGCGTAAGCGAAAGGGCAGCTTCAGGCGGCATCGCCCTGCAGCTGTCGACTTCGTCCTGACCGGTTACTGTCGCCCATAGGGCTGTTTCTGGGGAGTAAATACTACGActtggactactggtttagcTCTCGAGGGTCTTTGTCAAGTTCATTTGAGCTTTTCCTGCCTACTATGTTAAATGCGTTAGGCATAGCGGTATCCCCCTGCCGCATTACTCGCtttgtacatatatatatataaaagAAATATGCACATCTTACGCGTTTGTGCGCCTCTGTGCCAATGTGTATATGCGTGTTTGTGGTCGGGAGTGGCGCGGTTTTGCTCTCAGGTCTGCTGGAGGAGATGATTCGCCAGTCGACTCGAGGGAAAAATTACATCGTGATGCTCGTTGACGATCGGAGCTTGCGCATTCTCTCAGCCTGCTGCAATGTCTACGACGTCCTCGAGGAAGGCGTCACAGGTCTGCCCTTTTACAAACAAATTGAAAAACCGCAAAAATCGGGACCATTGAGACTACGAAGctatggttttgggctcgtgagtgtctctcaataactagctgagtgcttgtacgataattatatcaatgcagtaccaataAAGGctattaaaccagcctgggatcataaaagtactatgtatggtaagattgagcgtggacctaactgaatcttgttcaataacaagggagtaatgagccgacatggaggtgctgatacaatccgatttttagcatattatgcggtgttaaaagtaatcccatccaaaaccggtggtttgttagtatttatgttatcaacatgtcaatgaaatatcaacaacgatgaaactcATTTGGTTAATTTTTGGGGCAGTCGCGCGCCGTGGCGCCAGTCCGAGAGAAAGAATTCAGAAAAATTGTAGAGAAATGGTGTTTTCGTCCCTAGTTGGTCTTTCCTGCTGTTGGCTGCGCGGGGGTTTTGGCGCGACTTGCAAACCGGATTCCGAAGCCGAAAAAAGCTTTTTCCGCGTCTTTCTGGCGCCTAAAGCGCTGCATAGAGCGGATGCAAGGTCTCCGCTCGTTTAAATATACTTTTCTTCAGGTTGCCCTCATTCGCGTCGCAGCTTGCTCTCGACGAGGGGGATCTCTAGACGTtcgtttttccttttctcttttttcgaCGATTTTTTGCAGTTATCGAGCCCGTCTCGaagcggcgacagccgctgcCTGAGCTCGATGCTCTCTACTTTGTTTCGCCTGATGCGGGTTCCATCGACGCGATTCTCCGCGACTTCGAGAGCGAAAAGAATCCTCAGTACAGCCGCATTCAGATCTACTTTACCTCTGCGCTCCGTAGGTCTGGGATGCCGAAGCGTCTCGTGCTGGGAAGCTTGCCTTCAAAAAGTGACTGTGTGTCTTTTTCTGCGGCTCTGCTCGTTCTCTGTACCTCTTGGCTTCTGCTCCCTCGACGCTCCTCCTCATTTTCCTCCCCCTTCTGTCTCCCCGCGACTTCGAGCGCGgtgtgcgccgccggcggtgtcttttctttcctctcgtgcgttttctcctcgacttgcgcggcgtgtgcgctgtgcgctgctgcttcttaCGGAGCCCGCTATCGCCTGTGTTTattttttccttctttcttctgcagctgcaggcggctcGGTGCTGCGGAAGTTCGCAGAGTGCCCACGCATTCTCCCGCGGATTCGCACCTTCGTCGAATTCAACCTCGACTTTGTTGGTGCGTTCGGCTCGAGATCGAGGACCAAGGAGGCGCTCCGGAGATCGCGAGGCCCCTACCAAAAACGCACGCTCCCACTGAGTAGCCTTTCTTGAGAAGACCACGCTTTCTCTCGTTGCGATTCTCTCCAGGGGATATCTGCGCACAGAGGACTGGAAATTTGTAGACTCTGTAGGgtttgcatgcgcggccgcagagagtcTGCCGGTGTGTGTATCTGGGCTCTTCGTGCGCTAGCAAGGATCGTGAATCGAAATGCGTCGCTTGTTTCCCACGCATGCAgtctgcagagcggcgcgcaccGCAGGGCGGCCGTTGATTGCGCGTGCAGGGAGGGAGGGAATGGGTCAATCTTGTAGCTGCGCAAATAAACACAAGCAAGGAGTAGTCTTCGTTTTTACACACGCACGTCCGGGACTGTGGGGACCTGttgccggcggcgcttctctttttccATTTTCAGCTCAAGAGCAGAGGATTTTTCACTTTGATCGCCCGACGGACTTCGTCGAGCTCTTccaggagccgcgcgcggagcgcctgGACGAAATCGCCTCGCAGGTAAGTCCCGCTCTCGACGTGCCGTTGCTGTTTGGCGCTGGAGAAAAGCGATCCTGCGagggcgcacgcggccgcctgattctgcgcgtccctcgcgACAGGGCAGGCTCTTTGCCTGCAGCTTCGCTTCGCATTCGGCGCGTTCGCGAGCGGAATCCGCGGgtcgcgttctctgcgtttGCGCGCGTTTTCAGCTTTTCACGGTGTGCGCGACGCTGGGCGAGAAGCCGGCGATTCGGTTTCAGaagagtctccgcggcgtggcgcggagcgtcgccgctgcgctgcacgAGAAGATCAGATCTGCGGAATACAAGGTAAAGCATCAGAGTGAACAAATGAAACACAGTGTGATTCTGGGGCCTGTCTCCCcctcgctgctgtcttcCTGCCCTGGCAACTCAGGGGGCGATGCCTTCTTTCCTATTCACGCGTTTCCATTCTGCCCtttttgtgtttttttctctcattttttctttttctccggCTCCTGCGAGTAcgttttctccctcgcttccACACTCGCTGCTCGATTCGTTTGGGCGGATTGCTGCCAACCAATAACCTTGTCTTTCTTCGGCGCTCAGACTACGGACTCTGTAAACTCAACGATTCTTATTCTCGATCGATCCATCGACTTGGCTACGCTCTTTGTTCACGAATACACCTATCAAGTAAACCAGAAACTCAACCTGGAGGCTGCGAAGGGACCTCTGAAGTCGGCGTCGAcgtgcggcagctgcagtcTTCAGCTTTCGTTTCCGCTATTTCGAGGCCAGCAGTCCGCCGCCGGTTCGCACGCGCGTGCGGAGGCGTGTTTCCTTTCTTCCAAGTCGAGACAGTTTTGGTTTTAGACAGCGAAAATGGCGAAAATGCCTCGAGTTCCAGAGAACGCGCTTGCGACTGTCTCTCTCCGGAGGCGTCCTTCTGCCTTATCTctgccgtctgcggccgTGAACCTCTCAATCGGTGATTCAGCAGTGAGTAGATGGGCGGACTGGAAGCTGGAGTCATTAAAGTGTTGATTCAGTGTGTTCGTAGAATCAATCCGGGTGCAAAATCTACGTTATCAGCTGATCTGCCATCCAAGGTATGAGGTATGCGCGTTTCGTGGTTCGCTTTCCCTTTTTTCGCCTCAAGAGCCGCGCGGGACTGGACGATTTTCGATTTCTTCGCAGGCTGTCGTCTACGATCTTCTCAACATCGCGACGAGTGTGCCGCTGAAGCCGCTGGCGACGGATCAACAGGAGGATGAGGAACTCGTTCTCAAAGAAGATACTTTCCAGTGAGCACGCGCCGAAATATCTTCAATCATGCGTCGCTCCCTCGAGTTTTGCAAtgttttttctctgtgcGGGGCGAACGCTTCGGCGGCAGAGTCGTTTGCTTTTCGTGTGGCTGTGGTGGATGGCTGTTTGTTCACTTTCCGTTCCTAGCTCTAGGTGAACGTGGTGCACGCAGTGTAAAATTCACATGCGTAGATGCGTGTTTGTGctgggagacagagacactcTGCGGGAAGGTCGGGGGTTTACGAGGGCAGTTCGCTAGCAAACACTCCTAAGCCCTAAATCCAAACAAAGCACTTGAGATGTGTTTTATTTTCACTTCCGAGGCGTATCCTCCAAGTCTAGAAGCAAAGGGCCACGGAAGGCGCACGGGTGACTTCTTTCAGCTGCGCCTGATTTATTGTCCAGACGCACGCGTGAACTCTCGCATGCACGCACGGATGAAGAAAAGGCGACTCCACTCCCGCGTCTGTGCGCAGATCTACACGCGGCGAATCAGTCGCGTATGCGTACTCAATCtctgtcttcctctctctatACATGTAGAGATACTTGGAAATATCGGTAACACAGATATGCGGCTATATGATGTCTGCATGCATCTGGCGCAGCGTGTCGAGAATTCGGATTGTTTTCTCAGGTACGAGATCGTGAGCAACCTTGGCAAACGCGAAAAGAAACGCGTAAGTCCCCATATTCCACGCCGAGACGCAGATGCATCTGCGAGCCGAATCAGAGTCGACTCCAAGGTCTTTGTGGGGCCTTGTCCGCTCAAGGCAGCTGGAGCCCGCCGATG
This DNA window, taken from Besnoitia besnoiti strain Bb-Ger1 chromosome III, whole genome shotgun sequence, encodes the following:
- a CDS encoding hypothetical protein (encoded by transcript BESB_045440), with the translated sequence MLQANKARVVADLAYETLEIRHLELRYWMEVFKKFGVLAAFLGGFASSVMLLNTAEAREARRTNVLFVLASGGAMGCNLVLLTVSVICCLWGPGRALTGRGSKSYTVAIEVLEKMYRHCMLLFRMGLLCYLTASIFAVFSTFPVFSAALISLVFLFFGYVLVIRAAHLKAKFVPQYFTSGALRANPVRDIGDELTARQDPGLAGFALDATFGQRI